One genomic region from Cyanobium usitatum str. Tous encodes:
- a CDS encoding ABC transporter transmembrane domain-containing protein, producing the protein MTHTVEAREPHRSFWHALAQAPSLLINWIQDGWRTSRELIEELVNHRFFQSLGEVDWSKYQLGPILIASVLINLLELASPLYINIVYTSVLPSGSMSSLVVMTVAVVLLMVLGGWLKTVRLGFTGGDGARLEHQRRLEGLAHFSQMRLSDYLRVPPATHLERLNSINLLRDESALQSLTTAIDLVFSLLFVLVLFLIAGSVGIVAVIAIVIYLLRALAFARDYEGISKQRDRLELERLSYQTKLMGSIDLIKSNGLGRQFLVGNEQRQEELAWQRMVNNNFSGKYQAFGSLMSQLTFAGIVTWGALLVIQGRLLVGALAAALLLAGKILNPWQQAMGLWNSYRRLAHSRDEYDALMATPVEAEGGDKKLALSADGALSLAIDGQPLAVVPNGSVALLRDQQFGASARHLFMALIQIEPDPRLQLNGLPVASYHRDALRDCISYVDPSRQFFEGTLLQNITSYQPRRYQRRALFWAFLTGLDTKVRGLPQGYNTAMGTSVPSGLSRDAQQLFQVVTALASSPQLLLLDLSDCSYGKEFIDGLQRILGRTKGRTTVLISGAGRVLGSVSDQQIDMPALGREVLA; encoded by the coding sequence TTGACTCATACCGTAGAGGCCAGAGAGCCGCACCGATCCTTCTGGCATGCCCTGGCGCAGGCCCCAAGCCTGCTGATCAACTGGATCCAGGATGGCTGGCGCACCAGTAGGGAGCTGATCGAAGAGCTGGTGAACCACCGCTTTTTCCAGTCCCTTGGCGAGGTTGATTGGAGTAAGTATCAGCTTGGTCCCATTTTGATCGCCTCGGTGCTGATCAACCTGCTGGAACTGGCATCCCCTCTCTACATAAATATCGTTTACACGTCGGTTTTACCGAGTGGCTCGATGTCGAGCCTGGTGGTTATGACGGTGGCCGTGGTGCTTTTGATGGTGCTGGGCGGCTGGCTCAAAACGGTCCGGCTCGGTTTCACCGGTGGTGACGGCGCCCGGCTAGAGCACCAGCGGCGCCTTGAGGGGCTGGCGCACTTCTCCCAGATGCGCCTGAGCGATTACCTGAGGGTTCCGCCCGCCACCCACCTGGAGCGGCTTAACAGCATCAACCTGCTGCGCGATGAGAGTGCCCTGCAGTCGCTCACCACGGCGATCGACCTGGTGTTCTCGCTGCTGTTTGTGCTGGTGCTGTTCCTGATTGCGGGCAGCGTGGGCATCGTGGCCGTGATCGCCATCGTGATCTACCTGCTGCGGGCCCTGGCCTTCGCTCGCGACTACGAGGGGATCAGCAAGCAGCGCGACCGGCTGGAGCTGGAGCGGCTCAGCTACCAAACCAAGCTGATGGGCTCGATCGACCTGATTAAGTCGAATGGCCTGGGCCGGCAGTTTTTGGTGGGCAACGAGCAGCGCCAGGAGGAGCTGGCCTGGCAGCGCATGGTGAACAACAACTTCAGCGGCAAATATCAAGCCTTCGGTTCACTCATGAGCCAGCTCACCTTTGCGGGCATCGTCACCTGGGGTGCCCTGCTGGTGATCCAGGGAAGGCTGCTGGTGGGTGCCCTAGCCGCAGCCCTGCTGCTGGCGGGCAAGATTCTCAACCCCTGGCAGCAGGCCATGGGCCTGTGGAACAGCTACCGCCGCCTGGCCCACTCCCGCGATGAATACGACGCCCTGATGGCCACACCGGTGGAAGCTGAAGGGGGCGACAAAAAACTGGCCCTGAGCGCCGATGGTGCCCTCAGCCTGGCGATCGATGGCCAGCCCTTGGCGGTGGTTCCCAATGGTTCGGTGGCCCTGCTGCGCGACCAGCAATTTGGCGCCAGCGCCCGCCACCTATTTATGGCCCTGATCCAGATCGAGCCCGATCCTCGTTTGCAGCTCAACGGCCTGCCGGTTGCCAGCTACCACCGCGATGCCCTGCGCGACTGCATCAGCTACGTGGATCCCTCGCGCCAGTTTTTTGAGGGCACCCTGCTGCAAAACATCACCAGCTATCAGCCGCGCCGCTACCAGCGCCGAGCCCTGTTCTGGGCTTTCCTCACCGGCTTGGACACCAAGGTGCGGGGGTTGCCCCAGGGCTACAACACGGCGATGGGCACTTCCGTGCCCTCGGGGCTGTCCCGCGATGCCCAGCAGCTGTTCCAGGTGGTAACCGCCTTAGCTAGCTCACCCCAGCTGCTGCTGCTGGATCTGAGCGATTGCTCCTATGGCAAGGAATTCATCGACGGCCTGCAACGCATCCTGGGCCGCACCAAGGGACGCACGACCGTGCTGATCAGTGGCGCCGGGCGGGTGCTCGGTTCGGTTAGTGACCAGCAAATCGATATGCCGGCCCTGGGACGGGAGGTGCTCGCATGA
- the folP gene encoding dihydropteroate synthase, producing the protein MGVLNLTPDSFSDGGRLASVAQAVRAAGRMLAQGADVLDLGAQSTRPGAEEVGPERELERLLPALTAIRAAHPGALLSIDTFHGAVAEAALAVGADWINDVSGGRRDPALLRLVASAGCPLVLMHSRGDSRSMNSLAHYGDVVAEVRAGLLAATEMALAAGVRPLQLIWDPGLGFAKDTDHNLDLLRGLGTLATEGFPLLVGPSRKRFIGAVLNEPRPRARLWGTAAVCSKAIAQGARILRVHDVGPIVQVARMADALLPA; encoded by the coding sequence ATGGGGGTGCTGAACCTCACCCCCGACTCCTTCAGCGACGGCGGCCGCCTCGCCAGCGTGGCGCAGGCGGTCCGCGCCGCTGGGCGGATGCTGGCCCAGGGAGCCGATGTGTTGGATCTTGGCGCCCAGAGCACCAGGCCTGGCGCCGAGGAGGTGGGCCCGGAGCGGGAGCTGGAGCGGCTGCTGCCCGCTCTTACTGCCATTCGTGCGGCCCATCCAGGCGCCCTGCTTTCGATCGACACCTTCCATGGGGCGGTGGCAGAGGCGGCCTTAGCGGTGGGCGCCGACTGGATCAACGACGTCAGCGGCGGCCGGCGGGATCCGGCCCTGCTGCGTTTGGTGGCGTCTGCCGGCTGCCCCCTGGTGTTGATGCACAGCCGCGGCGATAGCCGCAGCATGAACTCCCTTGCCCACTACGGCGATGTGGTGGCGGAGGTGCGGGCTGGCCTGCTGGCTGCCACTGAAATGGCTCTGGCGGCGGGGGTGCGCCCGCTGCAGCTGATCTGGGATCCGGGGTTGGGCTTCGCCAAGGACACCGACCACAACCTGGATCTGCTCCGGGGCCTAGGCACCCTGGCGACGGAAGGCTTTCCCCTACTGGTGGGGCCTTCACGCAAGCGCTTCATCGGCGCGGTGCTGAACGAGCCCAGGCCCCGTGCCCGGCTATGGGGCACGGCGGCGGTGTGCAGCAAGGCGATTGCCCAGGGGGCCCGCATCTTGCGAGTGCACGACGTTGGACCCATCGTGCAGGTAGCCCGGATGGCCGATGCGCTTTTGCCCGCTTAG
- the tpiA gene encoding triose-phosphate isomerase, translated as MRKAVIAGNWKMHMTCAETRVFAATFRPLIADSPDDREVVIAPPFTSIPTLCRHLEGAGVKFAGQNVHWEDQGAYTGMISAPMLLEHGVSYAIVGHSEPRKYYSESDEQINLRARNAQRHGLIPILCVGESLDQRESNETERVIHRQIEQGLEDVDPTQVVVAYEPIWAIGTGKTCAAEEANRICGLIRGWVGNPGVTVQYGGSVNPATIDDLMAQSDIDGVLVGGASLDPVSFARIVNYGR; from the coding sequence ATGCGTAAGGCCGTGATCGCGGGTAATTGGAAGATGCACATGACCTGCGCTGAGACGCGGGTTTTTGCGGCCACGTTTCGGCCGCTGATTGCCGACTCCCCAGACGATCGGGAGGTGGTGATCGCTCCGCCTTTCACCTCGATTCCCACGCTCTGCCGCCACCTGGAGGGTGCTGGTGTGAAGTTTGCTGGGCAAAACGTGCACTGGGAAGACCAGGGGGCCTACACGGGCATGATCTCGGCGCCGATGCTGCTGGAGCACGGGGTGAGCTACGCCATCGTTGGCCACAGTGAGCCGCGCAAGTACTACAGCGAAAGCGATGAGCAGATCAACCTGCGCGCCCGCAATGCCCAACGCCATGGCTTGATCCCGATCCTGTGCGTGGGCGAAAGCCTCGACCAGCGGGAATCCAATGAAACCGAGCGGGTGATCCACCGCCAGATCGAACAGGGCCTTGAGGATGTGGATCCCACCCAGGTGGTGGTGGCCTACGAGCCGATCTGGGCGATTGGCACCGGCAAGACCTGCGCCGCTGAGGAGGCCAACCGCATCTGCGGCCTGATCCGGGGCTGGGTGGGTAACCCCGGCGTCACGGTTCAATACGGCGGCTCGGTGAACCCTGCCACCATCGACGATCTGATGGCCCAGAGCGACATCGACGGCGTCTTGGTGGGTGGGGCTTCCCTCGATCCGGTGAGCTTTGCCCGCATCGTCAACTACGGCCGCTGA
- a CDS encoding RNA-binding S4 domain-containing protein: MKLDQFLKYQGLAGTGGEAKLRIQRGDVRVNGAIETRRGRQLAPGDAVEIDGRELLFMGTRPPAH, from the coding sequence TTGAAACTCGATCAATTCCTCAAATATCAAGGCCTGGCGGGCACCGGCGGTGAAGCCAAGCTGCGCATTCAACGCGGTGATGTGCGGGTGAATGGCGCCATCGAAACTCGCCGCGGTCGTCAGTTGGCCCCCGGTGATGCGGTCGAGATCGACGGCCGTGAGCTGCTGTTTATGGGGACCAGGCCGCCGGCCCATTAG
- a CDS encoding ABC transporter ATP-binding protein, producing the protein MLAPAPAGFRQLWPLLRPHRRRLLAGGLCMLLYVACWPLLAWLAGQLIPAIGAGNFPVVLRTIAAALGLFLVQKAAQFGQDTLLAGPALRVSQELRRGLFARLQRLEFGALEKLSAGDLTYRLTEDADRVGEVIYKTIQDTTPSALQLGVVLGYMVWLDWPLALATLLLAPVVVLLVSSFGARVMAAAERSQKQVSELAGLLGEAIGGLPLVRAFAAEPWLQQRFDTEIDLHRRARYRTLKLLALQHPVVGFLEAAGILTVLLLGAARIQAGGLNSQGFSSYVAALLMLIDPISHLTTNFNEFQQGQASLRRLRAIEAEPVEAPDRATAQPLGSVRGELVLEQVRFGYNPTQAVLHDLDLQVRPGQVVALVGPSGAGKSTLFSLLLRFNTAQQGRVLLDGHDLADLRARELRRAIALVPQQSSVFSGTVAEAIAFGRPASEAAIRQAASLANAAGFIEALPQGYASRIEERGSNFSGGQLQRLAIARAVLGNPAVLLLDEATSALDAEAEEAVQRGLEQAMAGRTVLVIAHRLATVQGADRILVLDGGRIVEQGSHNELMAQAGRYRELCERQFIHLQA; encoded by the coding sequence ATGCTTGCACCCGCGCCGGCCGGCTTTCGACAACTCTGGCCGCTGCTGAGACCCCACCGCCGGCGCCTGCTGGCAGGTGGGCTGTGCATGCTGCTCTATGTGGCCTGCTGGCCGCTGCTGGCCTGGCTGGCGGGCCAGCTGATTCCGGCCATCGGCGCTGGCAACTTCCCGGTGGTGCTGCGCACGATCGCCGCGGCCCTGGGGCTGTTTTTGGTGCAGAAGGCGGCCCAGTTCGGCCAGGACACCTTGCTGGCAGGGCCCGCCCTGCGGGTGAGCCAGGAGTTGAGGCGAGGCCTGTTTGCCCGACTGCAACGGCTGGAATTCGGCGCCCTCGAGAAGCTCTCCGCCGGCGACCTCACCTATCGCCTCACTGAAGACGCCGACCGGGTGGGCGAAGTGATCTACAAAACCATCCAAGACACCACCCCCAGCGCCCTGCAGCTGGGGGTGGTGCTCGGCTACATGGTGTGGCTCGATTGGCCCCTAGCCCTGGCCACCCTGCTGCTGGCGCCGGTGGTGGTGCTGCTTGTGAGCAGCTTTGGCGCCCGGGTAATGGCCGCCGCCGAACGCAGCCAGAAGCAGGTGAGCGAGCTGGCGGGCCTGCTGGGCGAAGCGATCGGCGGCCTGCCCCTGGTGCGCGCCTTCGCGGCCGAGCCCTGGCTGCAGCAGCGCTTCGACACCGAAATCGACCTGCACCGCCGGGCCCGCTACCGCACCCTCAAGCTGCTGGCCCTGCAGCACCCGGTGGTGGGCTTTCTGGAAGCTGCCGGCATCCTCACCGTGCTGCTGCTCGGCGCCGCCCGGATTCAGGCCGGCGGCCTCAACAGCCAGGGCTTCAGCAGCTACGTGGCGGCCTTGCTGATGTTGATCGACCCGATCTCCCACCTCACCACCAACTTCAACGAGTTTCAGCAGGGCCAGGCCTCGCTGCGGCGACTGCGGGCGATCGAGGCCGAACCGGTGGAGGCTCCAGACCGGGCCACAGCCCAGCCCCTCGGCAGCGTGCGCGGCGAGCTGGTGCTCGAGCAGGTGCGCTTCGGCTACAACCCCACCCAAGCGGTGCTGCACGACCTGGATCTGCAGGTGCGGCCAGGCCAGGTGGTGGCCTTAGTGGGTCCCTCCGGCGCCGGCAAAAGCACCCTGTTTTCCCTGCTACTGCGCTTCAACACCGCCCAGCAGGGCCGGGTGCTGCTTGATGGCCACGACCTAGCCGACCTGCGGGCGCGGGAGCTGCGCCGCGCCATAGCCCTGGTGCCCCAACAAAGCAGTGTGTTTTCTGGCACGGTGGCTGAAGCGATTGCCTTCGGCCGCCCCGCCAGCGAAGCCGCCATCCGCCAGGCCGCCAGCCTCGCCAACGCCGCCGGCTTCATCGAGGCCCTGCCCCAGGGCTACGCCAGCCGCATCGAAGAGAGGGGCAGCAACTTCTCTGGCGGCCAGCTGCAACGGCTGGCCATTGCCCGCGCCGTGCTGGGCAACCCGGCGGTGCTGCTGCTGGATGAAGCCACCAGCGCCCTCGATGCCGAAGCGGAGGAGGCGGTGCAGCGGGGCCTGGAGCAGGCGATGGCGGGCCGCACCGTGCTGGTGATTGCCCACCGGCTAGCCACCGTGCAGGGTGCAGACAGAATCCTGGTACTCGATGGCGGTCGCATCGTCGAACAGGGCAGTCACAATGAGCTGATGGCGCAGGCGGGTCGCTACCGCGAGCTCTGCGAGCGCCAATTCATTCATCTGCAAGCCTGA
- a CDS encoding DUF6447 family protein, protein MPLVDNVAQQSDNQPPVLTFEGKRYDLNGLPDEMKELVRGMQVADAQLRMHEDTLKVLAVGRQAMASQLNDKLQNITPLP, encoded by the coding sequence TTGCCACTCGTGGACAACGTCGCCCAGCAATCCGACAACCAGCCGCCCGTGCTCACCTTCGAGGGCAAGCGCTACGACCTCAACGGCTTGCCTGATGAGATGAAGGAGCTGGTGCGTGGCATGCAAGTAGCTGATGCCCAGCTACGCATGCATGAAGACACCCTGAAAGTGCTTGCCGTTGGCCGCCAAGCTATGGCAAGCCAGCTCAACGACAAGCTGCAAAACATCACCCCCCTTCCCTGA
- a CDS encoding ABC transporter substrate-binding protein produces MGLQRREFLSLVGAGAVSTVVLSACGKLGGGAKVKGPTIGMLQLVEAPPPTNTRKGFEAALAEAGYIPGKTVNFIQKDAAGEMPNTTLVMKQFVGDQVDMVLAVGTPPLQAAMKAVPETTPVIFCYCSNPWGAGAGTPPGGVGQHKPNVVGTIGTNPVGKELDLARQINPELKTVGLIFNPGEPNSEYEAKVLKEEAAKRNITVVEQSVANSGEVLQAAQVLADKKVEAFVKIGDYATIQGFGSIAKVGLEKKIPVYSVDADDIKLPGCLATIGWAYFDDGYAAGKLAVRVLKGESPVKMAFEPLTKTELMVNKATAAAIGVTLPEELIKEAQKVVS; encoded by the coding sequence ATGGGTCTTCAGCGTCGTGAATTTCTGAGCCTGGTAGGGGCCGGCGCTGTGAGCACGGTGGTGCTCTCCGCCTGCGGCAAGCTCGGCGGTGGCGCCAAGGTGAAAGGACCCACCATCGGCATGCTGCAGCTGGTGGAAGCCCCGCCTCCGACCAATACCCGCAAGGGCTTTGAAGCGGCCCTGGCAGAAGCTGGCTACATCCCCGGCAAAACCGTCAATTTCATCCAGAAGGATGCCGCCGGCGAGATGCCCAACACCACCTTGGTGATGAAGCAGTTTGTGGGGGATCAAGTGGATATGGTTTTGGCTGTGGGCACGCCGCCCCTGCAGGCCGCCATGAAGGCGGTGCCTGAGACAACCCCAGTGATCTTCTGCTACTGCTCCAACCCCTGGGGAGCCGGTGCCGGCACCCCCCCTGGTGGCGTGGGTCAGCACAAGCCAAATGTGGTTGGCACGATCGGCACCAATCCGGTGGGCAAGGAGCTTGATTTGGCACGCCAAATCAACCCTGAGCTCAAAACCGTGGGCCTGATCTTCAACCCCGGCGAGCCCAACTCCGAATACGAGGCCAAGGTGCTCAAGGAGGAGGCGGCCAAACGCAACATCACCGTGGTGGAGCAGTCGGTGGCCAACTCCGGCGAAGTGCTGCAGGCCGCCCAAGTGCTGGCCGACAAGAAGGTGGAGGCCTTCGTGAAGATCGGCGATTACGCCACGATTCAGGGCTTCGGCTCGATTGCCAAGGTGGGCCTCGAGAAGAAGATCCCGGTGTATTCGGTGGATGCCGACGACATCAAGCTGCCCGGCTGCCTGGCCACGATCGGCTGGGCCTACTTCGATGACGGCTACGCCGCAGGCAAGCTGGCGGTGCGGGTATTGAAGGGAGAATCGCCGGTCAAGATGGCCTTCGAGCCCCTCACCAAAACGGAGTTGATGGTGAACAAAGCCACCGCCGCAGCGATCGGGGTAACCCTGCCAGAGGAGCTGATTAAGGAAGCTCAGAAGGTGGTGAGCTAA
- a CDS encoding ABC transporter ATP-binding protein, with protein MSSAPGLSAPGLSVEQLSWGHPLPGSGWRQLFSGFSLSCPPGQFLVVIGSNGSGKSTLLNMVAGTQRHSAGRIHLGGRPLHRLRDHQRARWIGRVMQNPLEGTCPGLTVAENLRLAERRNRPVLINGGFLIGAFGGIHPNGGDRRRYRELLGELGLPLADRLDEPVGQLSGGQRQTLSLVMATLGSPDLLLLDEHTAALDPRAEATVLALTDRLVRQLGTTALMVTHSLEQALSHGDRLVMLHEGGLIGDWNAAEREHLDPAALRAMYGAAIVAPQSSSATDGSSAS; from the coding sequence ATGAGTTCGGCTCCTGGTCTGAGCGCCCCGGGTCTCAGTGTTGAACAGCTCAGCTGGGGCCATCCCCTGCCGGGATCGGGCTGGCGGCAATTATTCAGCGGTTTCTCGCTGAGCTGCCCCCCCGGCCAGTTTCTGGTGGTGATAGGCAGCAACGGCTCCGGCAAAAGCACCCTGCTCAATATGGTGGCTGGCACCCAGCGCCACAGCGCTGGCCGTATCCACCTGGGCGGCCGTCCCCTGCACCGCCTGCGAGATCACCAGCGGGCCCGCTGGATCGGCCGGGTGATGCAAAACCCTCTGGAGGGCACATGTCCGGGGCTGACCGTGGCTGAAAACCTGCGGCTGGCGGAGCGGCGCAACAGGCCCGTCCTGATTAATGGAGGCTTCCTGATTGGTGCCTTTGGTGGCATCCATCCCAATGGGGGCGACCGCAGGCGCTACCGAGAGCTGCTGGGCGAGCTGGGCTTGCCCCTGGCCGACCGGCTCGATGAACCGGTGGGTCAGCTTTCCGGAGGCCAGCGCCAGACCCTCAGCCTGGTGATGGCAACCCTGGGCTCACCAGATCTGCTGCTGCTCGATGAGCACACCGCTGCCCTTGACCCCCGGGCCGAAGCAACGGTGCTGGCGCTCACCGACAGGTTGGTTCGTCAGCTGGGCACTACCGCCTTGATGGTGACCCACAGCCTCGAGCAGGCCCTGAGCCACGGCGACAGGCTGGTGATGCTCCATGAAGGCGGCTTGATCGGCGACTGGAATGCTGCCGAGCGTGAACATCTCGACCCGGCCGCATTGCGGGCGATGTATGGCGCCGCCATAGTTGCGCCGCAGTCTTCCAGTGCCACAGATGGGTCTTCAGCGTCGTGA
- a CDS encoding ABC transporter permease: MFSLWIGAYDQGLAYAGLALGTYMTLRVLNFPDLTVDGSFALGGGTAAVLISQGAPVPVALGLAILFGCLAGTVTGLIHTRLGVNDLFAGILTTTGLYSITLRLMGRSNIPLSETPAGILALPDLGLGLDGQWAVGLTLATLGMILLISFLLATDFGLSLRALGNNPTMARANGINQRRGLTVGIAAANGLVALAGALVAIYQGFADVTMGIGSLILGLGMVIIGEAVLRPRSLPWALLAVSVGAILFRTMIAIALQLGLEPVDLKLATALLLLLALAFGRLRIPGLSADQGRQEQ, encoded by the coding sequence ATGTTTTCTCTTTGGATTGGTGCCTACGACCAGGGCTTGGCCTATGCCGGCCTGGCCCTAGGCACCTACATGACGCTGCGCGTCCTCAATTTCCCAGACCTCACGGTGGACGGCTCTTTTGCCTTGGGAGGTGGCACCGCTGCCGTGCTGATCAGCCAGGGCGCCCCGGTGCCGGTGGCCTTGGGGCTGGCGATCTTATTTGGCTGCCTGGCGGGCACCGTGACCGGCCTGATCCACACCCGCTTGGGTGTGAATGATCTGTTTGCCGGCATCCTCACTACCACGGGCCTTTATTCGATCACCCTGCGGCTGATGGGGCGCTCCAACATCCCCCTGTCTGAAACCCCAGCTGGAATCTTGGCCCTGCCCGACCTGGGCCTGGGCCTGGATGGTCAGTGGGCTGTGGGATTAACCCTGGCGACGCTTGGGATGATCCTGCTGATCTCCTTCTTGCTGGCCACCGATTTCGGCCTGTCTTTGCGCGCCCTGGGCAACAACCCCACCATGGCCCGCGCCAACGGCATCAACCAGCGCCGAGGGCTCACGGTGGGCATTGCTGCTGCCAATGGTCTGGTGGCCCTGGCCGGGGCGCTGGTTGCTATCTATCAGGGCTTTGCCGACGTGACCATGGGCATCGGCTCGCTGATCCTGGGACTAGGCATGGTGATCATTGGCGAAGCGGTGCTGCGGCCCCGCTCCCTGCCCTGGGCCCTGCTGGCGGTGTCGGTGGGGGCGATTTTGTTCCGCACCATGATCGCCATCGCCCTGCAGTTGGGCCTCGAACCGGTAGATCTCAAGCTGGCAACGGCCCTGCTGCTGCTGCTTGCCCTGGCCTTTGGACGGCTGCGCATACCGGGTCTTTCGGCAGACCAGGGGAGGCAGGAGCAATGA
- a CDS encoding DUF3386 domain-containing protein has protein sequence MTASTQVSNQITSGSDCTAVFRAAYENRYTWEPDFGGYQGRCIWEQAGDAGEDGKRVEGTFVVGADLKATVDGVADEEIHKALASQLWEVAIHRVRRSFEQTHGANTFSAGDTDAVGTEVIVGGKNQGDRYRIKANVVTMVHRHIHGTVVTIFTESTTDTGSGYLSRSYTSQYADPATGAAKGGISRFTDTFVPLARVGPWVLSERVVETAAHGDTPAGRQVFRFEDLAPLA, from the coding sequence TTGACAGCCAGCACCCAAGTCAGCAACCAGATCACCTCAGGCAGCGACTGCACGGCGGTTTTCCGGGCCGCCTATGAAAATCGCTACACCTGGGAGCCGGATTTCGGTGGCTATCAGGGCCGCTGTATCTGGGAGCAAGCCGGTGATGCGGGCGAGGACGGTAAGCGGGTCGAGGGAACTTTCGTGGTGGGCGCCGACCTCAAGGCCACGGTTGATGGCGTCGCCGATGAGGAGATTCACAAGGCCCTAGCCTCCCAACTGTGGGAGGTGGCGATTCACCGGGTGCGGCGCAGCTTTGAGCAAACCCACGGCGCCAACACCTTCAGCGCCGGCGACACCGACGCGGTGGGCACTGAGGTGATCGTGGGCGGCAAAAACCAAGGCGATCGCTATCGCATCAAGGCAAATGTGGTGACGATGGTGCATCGCCACATCCACGGCACCGTGGTGACGATCTTCACCGAGAGCACAACAGATACCGGCAGCGGCTACCTGAGCCGCAGTTACACCAGCCAGTACGCCGATCCGGCAACCGGCGCAGCCAAGGGCGGCATCAGCCGTTTCACCGACACCTTTGTACCCCTGGCTCGGGTGGGCCCCTGGGTGCTGAGCGAGCGAGTGGTTGAGACCGCTGCCCATGGCGACACGCCGGCTGGCCGCCAGGTGTTTCGTTTCGAGGATCTTGCGCCCTTGGCTTAG